In a single window of the Myxococcales bacterium genome:
- a CDS encoding adenylate/guanylate cyclase domain-containing protein produces MAPRDRSPRNWPLVAAAVVAITLAGLALGHGRAYHLPGLDGLEQRTIDWRFRTRGPRALRDARIVVVGLDDDTRRAAPDVFQTRRGWARLIRALAATEPDAIALDLFFSSREILLPDALTRQVEDAYATARADAAPSPALAAARDALGEVVTALHGDDALVAAIADAKVVVLGALFRLITSAGERPAAPPAEPAGLAGAQVSESVGGAATVPSAYAVAFTMPGMAAGAIAAGAVNHYRDDDGVARRVPLVIEYGGRYYQALGLTLAALATQQPTRFFAARRTVTLGERTLPVTARLNFLGRPFPRVSAAAVLDGRVGAAELHGKIVIVGFTHAAYDKVPTPFDPTADGVELHATLLHNLLYDELLRDAGTAAEVAALLVFAALAIALQLRRVRRRLWLPLIIAIGALAAWSAIGQALFARGVVVELVAPAATFALTMLAATVATLATEGREKAHLRSAFAQYVSKSLVERIVANPRATRLGGERREMSVLFSDIRGFSRIAEALPPEQLADFLNEYLTPMTTIVLERDGTLDKYIGDAVMAMWNAPLPVGDHAGRACDAALAMQAALGPLNQGWASRGRPNVQIGIGINTGPMSVGNMGSEARFDYTVLGDAVNLAARLEPLTKEYAVDILVGEATATAARDFVFRELGRVRMKGKDQPARIFQLCGRTGGPGVPTAAALAAWTDAMAAFGARDFADAAARFAALAAAAPDDGAARVLAARAAELAAAPPPDDWDGVYDQRSK; encoded by the coding sequence ATGGCACCGCGGGATCGCTCACCCCGAAACTGGCCGCTGGTCGCCGCGGCTGTGGTGGCGATCACGCTCGCGGGCCTGGCCCTGGGCCACGGGCGCGCCTACCACCTGCCCGGCCTCGACGGGCTCGAGCAGCGCACGATCGACTGGCGGTTCCGCACCCGCGGGCCGCGCGCGCTGCGCGACGCCCGGATCGTCGTGGTCGGCCTCGACGACGACACCCGGCGCGCCGCCCCCGACGTGTTCCAGACCCGACGCGGCTGGGCCCGGCTGATCCGGGCGCTGGCCGCGACCGAGCCCGACGCGATCGCGCTCGATCTGTTCTTCTCCTCGCGCGAGATCCTCCTGCCCGACGCGCTGACCCGCCAGGTCGAGGACGCCTACGCCACCGCGCGCGCCGACGCCGCGCCGAGCCCGGCGTTGGCCGCCGCCCGCGACGCGCTGGGCGAGGTCGTGACCGCGCTCCACGGCGACGACGCGCTGGTCGCGGCGATCGCCGACGCCAAGGTCGTGGTCCTGGGCGCGCTGTTCCGGCTGATCACCAGCGCCGGCGAGCGCCCGGCCGCGCCCCCGGCCGAGCCGGCCGGCCTGGCCGGCGCCCAGGTCAGCGAGTCGGTCGGCGGCGCCGCGACCGTGCCCAGCGCGTACGCGGTCGCGTTCACGATGCCCGGCATGGCGGCCGGCGCGATCGCCGCCGGCGCCGTCAACCACTACCGCGACGACGACGGCGTCGCCCGCCGGGTGCCGCTGGTGATCGAGTACGGCGGCCGCTACTACCAGGCGCTGGGGCTGACCCTGGCCGCGCTGGCGACGCAGCAGCCGACCCGGTTCTTCGCCGCGCGCCGCACGGTCACGCTCGGCGAGCGCACGCTGCCGGTCACCGCTCGCCTGAACTTCCTGGGCCGGCCGTTCCCGCGGGTATCGGCGGCCGCGGTCCTCGACGGTCGGGTCGGCGCCGCCGAGCTCCACGGCAAGATCGTGATCGTCGGCTTCACCCACGCCGCGTACGACAAGGTGCCGACGCCGTTCGATCCCACCGCCGACGGCGTCGAGCTGCACGCGACGCTCCTGCACAACCTGCTCTACGACGAGCTCCTGCGCGACGCCGGCACCGCGGCCGAGGTCGCCGCGCTGCTGGTGTTCGCGGCCCTGGCGATCGCGCTGCAGCTGCGGCGGGTGCGCCGGCGCCTGTGGCTGCCGCTGATCATCGCGATCGGCGCGCTGGCGGCGTGGAGCGCGATCGGCCAGGCCCTGTTCGCGCGCGGCGTCGTGGTCGAGCTGGTGGCGCCAGCCGCGACCTTCGCGCTGACGATGCTGGCGGCGACCGTCGCGACCCTGGCCACCGAGGGCCGCGAGAAGGCCCACCTGCGCAGCGCGTTCGCGCAGTACGTCTCGAAGTCGCTGGTCGAGCGGATCGTCGCCAACCCGCGCGCGACCCGGCTCGGCGGCGAGCGCCGCGAGATGTCGGTGCTGTTCTCGGACATCCGCGGGTTCTCGCGCATCGCCGAGGCCCTGCCGCCCGAGCAGCTCGCCGACTTCTTGAACGAGTACCTGACGCCGATGACGACGATCGTGCTCGAGCGCGACGGCACGCTCGACAAGTACATCGGCGACGCGGTCATGGCGATGTGGAACGCGCCGCTGCCGGTCGGCGACCACGCCGGGCGCGCGTGCGACGCCGCGCTGGCGATGCAGGCGGCGCTCGGGCCGCTCAACCAGGGCTGGGCCAGCCGCGGCCGCCCGAACGTGCAGATCGGCATCGGCATCAACACCGGCCCGATGTCGGTCGGCAACATGGGCAGCGAGGCCCGCTTCGACTACACGGTGCTCGGGGACGCGGTCAACCTCGCGGCCCGGCTCGAGCCCCTGACCAAGGAGTACGCGGTCGATATCCTCGTCGGCGAGGCCACGGCCACCGCCGCCCGCGACTTCGTGTTCCGCGAGCTCGGGCGCGTGCGCATGAAGGGCAAGGACCAGCCGGCGCGGATCTTCCAGCTGTGCGGCCGGACCGGCGGCCCCGGGGTCCCGACCGCCGCGGCGCTCGCGGCCTGGACCGACGCCATGGCCGCGTTCG